From one Gallionella capsiferriformans ES-2 genomic stretch:
- a CDS encoding thiamine pyrophosphate-binding protein gives MKASDAVAKFLIAHQVQTCFELVGGMITHLLDSFAESGQFNIVSMHHEQSAAFAAEGVARHTRGKTIAVAMGTSGPGATNLLTGIGSCWFDSVPCLFITGQVNTRELKGDRAIRQQGFQELDIVAVAQSLTKYALRVDEAGDLLPQLHKALSLALSGRQGPVLLDIPNDVQRAEIPDELVEQWLSTPLAISAGSEITSAQLQQLSSLCQAAQRPLICVGGGARWADSMDEWLLAANALGIPYVATLMGHERVVARQNYFNMIGSYGNREANWAVQNCDLLIVIGARLDVRQTGSDVDDFARQARVVQIDIDPAQLENRVQADLSICAAAESVFKAFLLQADTFQNLDQNWLLDLTEQRERAETNEYADWKISPSELFKKLNVSLATQPVDYVCDVGNHQMWAAQSLRLAPSQAVHYSGGMGAMGFALPAALGIAVQSRSKVVVITGDGSMQINIQELDTLNRLGLDLTIIVMNNSVLGMVKNFQDMYFDGRDQSTKKGYSSPSFTDIAIAYGIEAHRAETADDMTRVVDMIADHKGALLIELMMEGATECRPRLAFGSKLDEQFPKLND, from the coding sequence TTGAAAGCCTCTGACGCCGTAGCAAAATTTCTGATCGCCCATCAGGTTCAAACTTGTTTTGAACTGGTGGGTGGCATGATCACGCACCTGTTGGACAGTTTCGCCGAATCCGGGCAATTCAACATCGTCTCGATGCACCACGAGCAATCGGCGGCTTTTGCGGCGGAAGGCGTAGCGAGACATACCCGGGGTAAAACCATTGCAGTTGCCATGGGAACCAGTGGGCCGGGGGCGACTAATTTGCTGACGGGTATCGGCAGCTGTTGGTTCGATTCGGTCCCGTGCCTATTTATCACCGGGCAAGTCAATACGCGGGAGCTCAAGGGTGACCGGGCTATCCGGCAGCAAGGCTTTCAGGAACTCGATATTGTGGCTGTCGCTCAATCGCTGACAAAATATGCGCTGAGAGTTGATGAGGCAGGCGATTTGTTGCCGCAATTGCACAAGGCGCTCTCGCTGGCGTTGAGCGGAAGACAAGGCCCGGTGTTACTGGATATTCCCAACGATGTTCAGCGCGCTGAGATTCCTGATGAACTGGTTGAGCAGTGGTTGAGTACACCATTGGCAATCAGCGCGGGATCAGAAATTACCTCCGCCCAATTGCAACAATTGTCATCCTTATGCCAAGCTGCGCAGCGACCCTTGATCTGCGTCGGTGGCGGGGCACGCTGGGCAGATTCTATGGATGAGTGGCTGCTGGCGGCAAATGCGCTGGGCATCCCCTATGTGGCAACACTGATGGGGCATGAGCGGGTGGTCGCGCGTCAAAATTACTTCAACATGATCGGCAGCTACGGCAATCGCGAAGCCAATTGGGCGGTGCAGAACTGCGACCTGTTGATCGTCATCGGTGCGCGTCTTGATGTACGGCAAACCGGTTCCGATGTGGACGACTTCGCCCGGCAGGCCCGCGTGGTGCAGATCGACATTGACCCTGCTCAATTGGAAAACCGGGTTCAGGCTGATCTGAGTATCTGTGCAGCGGCAGAAAGTGTGTTTAAAGCTTTTTTGCTGCAGGCCGATACCTTTCAGAATTTGGACCAGAACTGGCTGCTCGATTTAACAGAACAACGTGAACGTGCTGAAACCAATGAGTATGCAGACTGGAAAATAAGTCCGAGTGAGCTGTTCAAAAAGCTAAATGTCAGCTTGGCAACCCAGCCTGTCGATTACGTCTGCGACGTGGGTAATCACCAGATGTGGGCGGCGCAAAGCCTGCGTCTAGCGCCGAGTCAGGCGGTTCATTACAGTGGCGGGATGGGTGCGATGGGCTTTGCCCTGCCCGCCGCGCTGGGTATTGCGGTTCAGTCGCGGAGCAAGGTTGTCGTGATTACTGGCGACGGCAGCATGCAAATCAACATTCAGGAACTGGATACCTTAAATCGCCTAGGGCTGGATCTGACCATTATCGTGATGAACAACTCGGTGCTGGGCATGGTCAAAAATTTCCAGGACATGTATTTTGACGGGCGCGACCAGTCGACTAAAAAGGGCTATAGCAGTCCTTCATTCACGGATATTGCTATCGCCTACGGTATTGAGGCGCATCGCGCCGAAACTGCGGATGACATGACTCGTGTTGTGGATATGATCGCTGACCATAAGGGCGCGCTGCTGATTGAACTGATGATGGAAGGTGCTACCGAGTGCCGTCCGCGTCTGGCCTTCGGCTCGAAGCTGGATGAGCAGTTTCCCAAACTGAATGACTAA
- the rfbH gene encoding lipopolysaccharide biosynthesis protein RfbH yields the protein MDKEIIKQQILGLVEQYSALQYAEKTFTAGTSIVPPSGKVIGAPELKNMVEASLDGWLTTGRFNEAFEKRFAEFVGVPYALTTTSGSSANLLAFTALTSHKLGARALKPGDEVITVAAGFPTTVNPILQNGMVPVFVDVDIPTYNIDPAKLEAAVTDRTRAIMVAHTLGNPFDLDSVMALAKKHNLWVIEDCCDALGSRYKGQHVGTFGHIATCSFYPAHHITMGEGGMIFTKDRDLRTIIESFRDWGRDCYCGPGCDNTCGKRFGQQLGSLPMGYDHKYTYSHLGYNLKITDMQAACALAQMDRLPGFIEARKQNFIFLKERLKSCEEFMILPEATAGSEPSWFGFPITLRESSGINRVELLKYLDQYKIGTRLLFAGNLTRQPYFEGRAYRISGELTNTDSVMNNTFWIGVYPGLNEEMLSFIVEKIEAFFGVNF from the coding sequence GTGGATAAAGAAATTATCAAGCAACAAATATTGGGTTTGGTCGAGCAATACAGTGCGCTGCAATATGCAGAAAAAACCTTTACGGCGGGTACGTCAATCGTTCCGCCTTCCGGCAAAGTGATCGGCGCACCTGAACTCAAAAATATGGTTGAAGCCTCGCTGGATGGTTGGTTGACGACCGGGCGTTTCAACGAAGCCTTCGAGAAGCGCTTTGCCGAATTTGTCGGCGTGCCTTACGCATTGACGACCACTTCAGGTTCGTCGGCGAATCTGCTGGCCTTCACTGCATTGACATCGCATAAGTTGGGCGCGCGCGCGCTGAAACCGGGCGATGAAGTGATCACCGTAGCGGCAGGTTTCCCGACTACCGTTAATCCTATCTTGCAAAATGGCATGGTTCCGGTGTTTGTCGATGTGGACATTCCTACCTACAACATTGATCCTGCCAAACTTGAAGCGGCCGTGACGGATCGTACCCGTGCCATCATGGTAGCGCATACGCTGGGCAATCCGTTTGATCTGGATAGCGTGATGGCGCTGGCCAAAAAGCACAATCTTTGGGTTATCGAAGATTGCTGTGATGCGCTCGGTTCTCGCTACAAAGGCCAGCACGTCGGTACCTTCGGTCATATCGCGACCTGTAGTTTTTACCCGGCGCACCACATTACCATGGGCGAGGGCGGCATGATCTTTACCAAAGACCGTGACTTGCGCACCATCATCGAGTCCTTCCGTGACTGGGGCCGTGATTGCTACTGTGGTCCTGGTTGCGACAATACCTGCGGCAAGCGTTTTGGCCAGCAGTTGGGATCACTGCCGATGGGATACGATCATAAGTACACCTACTCACACTTGGGTTACAACCTCAAAATCACCGATATGCAGGCCGCGTGTGCACTGGCGCAGATGGATCGTTTGCCAGGATTTATCGAGGCACGGAAACAGAACTTTATCTTCTTGAAAGAGCGTCTGAAGTCGTGTGAGGAATTCATGATTCTGCCCGAAGCCACCGCAGGCAGCGAGCCCTCGTGGTTCGGTTTTCCGATCACGCTGCGTGAATCGTCAGGAATTAATCGTGTTGAACTGTTGAAATATCTGGATCAATACAAGATAGGCACGCGTTTGTTGTTCGCGGGTAATTTGACTCGCCAGCCATATTTCGAAGGTCGCGCATATCGCATCAGCGGTGAACTCACAAATACCGATAGCGTTATGAACAACACCTTTTGGATTGGCGTATATCCTGGTCTGAACGAAGAGATGTTAAGTTTTATCGTCGAGAAAATCGAAGCGTTTTTTGGTGTGAATTTCTAG